A region from the Benincasa hispida cultivar B227 chromosome 10, ASM972705v1, whole genome shotgun sequence genome encodes:
- the LOC120088108 gene encoding uncharacterized protein LOC120088108, whose amino-acid sequence MALQTGVSTSKVLILVGAGLTGSVVLRSGRLSDLISQLQELLKGVTEEEISPSPYKYDTAVLAAQIRQLTQEIRELTLSGPVTVFNGNSSSGNYASYLVPAAAVGAMGYCYMWWKGLSFSDIMFVTKQNMANAVSTVSKQLDHVHEALASTRRHLTKKLENLDWRLDEEIETTNLIANNVEDVKSNLSQIGFDVETIHQMVSQLEGKLEDLERKQDITNSGLWYLCQAAGGVKDRISEKFFPELEAKKIATIKYEENPLKGLQFIADTKDSTVTAMPNGVKGNSFDKYNSEKVAVRRTRLHRSYPVGISLAQGIMGCDT is encoded by the exons ATGGCATTACAAACTGGGGTTTCAACCTCCAAAGTCCTCATCCTCGTTGGAGCAG GGTTAACTGGTTCTGTTGTTTTAAGAAGTGGACGATTGTCTGATCTGATATCACAACTTCAGGAATTACTGAAGGGTGTGACGGAGGAAGAAATCTCTCCCAGCCCTTATAAGTATGATACTGCTGTTCTTGCTGCACAG ATTCGGCAACTGACACAAGAGATCAGGGAATTGACATTATCCGGTCCTGTAACTGTCTTTAATGGGAACTCTTCTAGCG GGAATTATGCTTCTTACTTGGTACCTGCGGCTGCTGTTGGAGCAATGGGATATTGCTACATGTGGTGGAAG GGATTGTCATTTTCTGACATAATGTTTGTGACAAAGCAAAACATGGCAAATGCTGTCTCGACTGTCTCAAAACAATTGGATCACGTGCATGAAGCACTGGCT TCAACCAGGAGGCATCTGACAAAGAAGTTGGAGAACTTGGATTGGAGACTGGATGAGGAGATTGAAACAACAAATCTCATAGCAAATAAT GTGGAGGATGTTAAATCGAACCTTTCTCAGATTGGTTTCGATGTTGAAACAATTCATCAAATGGTCTCACAATTG GAAGGAAAACTCGAGGATCTTGAAAGGAAACAGGACATCACAAATTCTGGTCTCTGGTATCTATGTCAAGCTGCAGGAGGTGTCAAAGACCGCATAAGCGAAAAATTCTTCCCA GAACTTGAAGCAAAGAAGATTGCAACGATTAAATATGAGGAGAATCCCCTCAAG GGACTGCAGTTCATTGCTGATACTAAAGACTCCACTGTCACCGCAATGCCAAATGGAGTGAAGGGAAATAGCTTTGACAAATACAATAGTGAAAAAGTAGCAGTAAGACGAACAAGATTGCATAGATCATATCCTGTTGGGATTTCTTTGGCCCAAGGCATCATGGGTTGTGATACGTAA
- the LOC120088107 gene encoding putative BPI/LBP family protein At1g04970, translating into MANFQAALVGFSSDFLSCFSMLKFSMASILLLLLWVSLLIPGDANPSPTQSFTSVVISQKGLDFLKDLFINKAISSVIPINLPESEKTVKIPFVGNVHMVLSNTTIYQVDVPSSDVNPDESGVSIVASGTTCDLSMDWRYSYSTWLVPAEISDKGRASVQVDGMEVRLTLGLELQEETIKLFLLECGCSVRDISIKLDGGASWLYQGLVDAFEEQISSAVEKAICKKLGKGILKVDSFLQALPKEVQVDDNASFDITFAEKPLLSNSSIGLKINGLFRAGEKLPIPEYHFEKSPSASCTDPSKMFGITIDEAVFNSALALYYNADFMQWSLNEVPNQPLLNTAGWRFIVPQLYKKYPDADVSLNITLPSPPIVRISEHQIFATMDIDLIIDVVEGGELIPVACISLLVRASSTAKILGNNLIGNVNLNDFEMSLKWSNIGNLHMDLIQPVVQTLVKTTLLPNANAYLKKGLPLPIIHGFMLQNAEVISSNSRIMVCSDILWTEEHSPDHLHNLFR; encoded by the exons ATGGCAAATTTCCAAGCTGCCCTCGTTGGCTTTTCATCTGATTTTCTCTCATGCTTCTCCATGCTCAAATTCTCTATGGCTTCAATACTTCTCTTGCTCCTCTGGGTGTCTTTGCTCATCCCGGGAGATGCTAATCCTTCACCGACCCAATCCTTCACATCTGTGGTCATATCCCAAAAGGGTCTTGATTTCCTCAAAGACTTGTTCATTAACAAGGCAATTTCTTCTGTGATTCCGATTAATTTGCCCGAGTCCGAAAAAACTGTCAAAATCCCATTTGTTGGAAACGTTCATATGGTGTTATCGAACACTACCATATACCAAGTTGATGTTCCTTCATCGGATGTTAACCCGGATGAGTCGGGTGTTTCTATTGTTGCTTCAGGAACTACATGCGACTTGAGCATGGATTGGCGCTATTCATATAGTACTTGGCTTGTTCCAGCGGAGATTTCTGATAAAGGACGTGCTTCTGTTCAG GTCGATGGCATGGAAGTTCGACTTACTTTAGGATTGGAGCTTCAAGAAGAAACGATAAAACTATTTCTTCTCGAGTGTGGTTGTTCCGTCCGAGATATATCTATAAAGTTGGATGGAGGAGCATCTTGGCTTTATCAAGG GTTGGTTGATGCATTCGAAGAACAGATAAGTTCTGCTGTTGAAAAGGCGATTTGTAAGAAACTAGGAAAAGGAATCTTGAAAGTTGATTCCTTTTTGCAAGCACTTCCCAAGGAAGTCCAAGTGGATGATAATGCTTCTTTTGATATTACTTTTGCGGAAAAACCCTTACTTAGTAACTCCTCCATTGGTTTAAAGATCAATGGTCTGTTCAGGGCAGGAGAAAAGCTCCCAATACCAGAGTACCACTTTGAAAAATCACCTTCAGCTTCCTGTACGGATCCTTCTAAAATGTTTGGAATAACAATAGATGAAGCAGTCTTTAACTCTGCATTGGCCCTATACTACAAT GCAGATTTTATGCAGTGGAGTTTGAATGAAGTGCCCAACCAGCCGCTTCTAAACACTGCTGGATGGAGATTTATTGTTCCCCAACTGTACAAGAAATATCCTGATGCTGACGTGAGCTTGAATATCACTTTACCTTCTCCACCAATCGTAAGGATTTCAGAGCACCAAATTTTTGCAACCATGGACATAGACCTGATAATTGACGTAGTAGAAGGAGGTGAATTAATACCAGTTGCATGCATCTCATTG TTGGTTCGTGCCTCCAGTACAGCTAAAATCTTGGGGAACAACCTCATTGGCAACGTCAATTTAAACGATTTCGAGATGTCATTGAAGTGGAGCAATATTGGGAATCTGCATATGGACCTAATTCAG CCAGTTGTGCAGACTCTAGTCAAAACTACGTTGTTGCCAAATGCCAATGCGTATCTCAAGAAGGGGCTCCCACTGCCCATCATCCATGGTTTCATGCTTCAAAATGCTGAAGTAATCAGCTCAAATTCAAGAATTATGGTGTGCAGCGACATTTTATGGACAGAGGAACATAGTCCTGATCATCTTCACAACTTGTTTAGGTAG